Proteins encoded in a region of the Pelobates fuscus isolate aPelFus1 chromosome 11, aPelFus1.pri, whole genome shotgun sequence genome:
- the LOC134577406 gene encoding B-cell receptor CD22-like, producing the protein MKIFILIILQVLDSSGQQWSFSFPSRMVALIGSCVEIPCRFAKPSNYASYNIVWYRYERSNDTVIFKSNGISETIASYRGRTSLVRKDKNKCSLRINNVTLEDSAQFYPGIDAKMNAYKLQNKVIELQTTAVPNELDILEPGDMTEGKPVNITCLVEHTCISDPPRLWWNKPGLYNNTYHTELKDGVWKTKIVQMYIPSYQDHGTFLQCTVAHPNGQIMEKTVLLQIEYAAKGVTIIPGKNKFSKGDTMELICDFLACNPEPSHYTWYLNSSLLMYKTEKILIMHDITSELSGNYTCAVHNEIGISLSSHSVIITDNDTESNPESKSTSYTLNPTITIVPGIICLLLFLLIGFLCWRYRKFRKVLFCMANQAEDAKPSDAIYADLQRENICPEYDELKLHKEKIHPHIPVEENIYESAH; encoded by the exons ATGAAGATTTTCATTCTTATCATTCTTCAAG TTTTAGATTCGTCTGGCCAACAATGGTCCTTTTCTTTTCCTTCACGGATGGTAGCGCTGATTGGTTCATGTGTTGAGATTCCCTGCCGGTTTGCTAAGCCCAGTAATTATGCATCTTATAATATTGTATGGTATCGGTATGAGAGAAGTAACGATACAGTGATTTTTAAAAGCAACGGAATATCAGAAACAATTGCATCTTACAGAGGACGCACATCGTTGGTGAGAAAGGATAAAAACAAGTGCTCCCTGAGGATAAATAACGTGACGCTTGAGGATTCTGCTCAGTTTTATCCAGGAATAGATGCAAAAATGAATGCATATAAACTTCAGAACAAGGTTATAGAACTTCAAACCACAG CTGTTCCCAATGAACTAGATATTCTAGAGCCTGGAGACATGACAGAAGGAAAGCCGGTAAATATCACCTGCTTAGTGGAGCACACTTGTATCTCAGATCCACCAAGACTTTGGTGGAACAAGCCTGGTCTGTATAACAATACATATCATACTGAACTGAAAGATGGAGTTTGGAAAACTAAGATAGTGCAAATGTATATTCCATCGTATCAAGATCATGGGACATTCCTTCAGTGCACAGTTGCACATCCTAATGGGCAAATAATGGAAAAAACAGTTTTACTCCAGATTGAAT ATGCTGCCAAAGGAGTTACAATTATACCTGGGAAAAACAAGTTCAGTAAAGGAGATACTATGGAACTGATTTGTGATTTCTTGGCCTGTAATCCAGAACCAAGCCACTATACGTGGTATCTGAACAGTTCTCTTCTAATGTATAAGACAGAGAAAATCCTGATTATGCATGACATCACCTCAGAGTTATCTGGGAATTATACCTGCGCGGTTCACAATGAAATCGGAATATCCTTGTCTAGTCATTCCGTTATCATCACTGATAATGATACTGAATCAA ATCCTGAAAGCAAGTCTACATCCTACACACTGAATCCTACAATAACTATTGTGCCTGGaataatatgtctgcttcttttTCTACTAATTGGCTTCCTATGTTGGAG ATATAGAAAGTTTCGAAAGGTGTTATTTTGTATGGCAAATCAAGCAGAG gatGCCAAACCTTCTGATGCCATATATGCTGATCTTCAGAGGGAGAATATCTGCCCAGAATATGATGAATTAAAG ctACACAAAGAGAAGATTCATCCCCATATTCCCGTTGAAGAAAATATTTATGAGTCAGCACATTAG